The nucleotide sequence GAGTAGCGATTCAGGTAGTCAAAAAGTGAGCCATGCTCATGATAGTCTGACACCAGCCAGAGTTGAGTCCAAGTGCCATTGTCTGAAAGGGAGCAAATTAATAACGTCAATCAAACAATCTACTCTACTTAAACAGCAGCGAGCTtgtaaaacactttattttgaaaaggccTAAACTTTTCCTGTTGAGGGTTGTTTAAAGCAGTCTTCTTGTATTGTTcgttttattttaacaaaagcCAAATCTGAACAATTCCAGTTTTCCTCACCTTTATTGTCTGCTGCGATAAATCCTAGGATATTTTCATGCCGTAACATGATTGTCTGGTAGATTTCAGCCTCTCTGAACCAGGAGCGCTCCTCTCTGGATGAGAAGATTTTCACTGCTACATCGCCTCCCCTCCACTTCCCGCGCCACACCTCCCCAAAGCGACCTTTTCCTATTATTTCCTGCAGCACAATAGTCCTGGCCACAGTCCGCTGCACAAACAGGGGCAAACCTGCAGAGGGGGCAACAGACAGGCAACAAATAAACAAGAGTTCCCTGATAAGTATCCTCACGCTGTTATGGTGAATGTTACTCATTTGGGCATACTGATATATCTAAGGACATATGGAAGCTACTGCTCTTGCATACTGACCAGAGCCTGATCCAGAGGTGGACATGTCATAGATTAGGTCCTGGAGCGTCTTATCCTTGGCCAAGTATAGATGGTCACAGGAGGGATCTTCTACCTCCAGTCTTTGTCTGTGGCTATAGGCCCTCTGGTGATACTGGAACAGGAACACCCCGACCATCAGCAACACACAGAGCAGGAACACGGGCCCTGCAATCACTGCCACCAGCTCCACTGGCCCCCAGTTGCTCACTTGGGTTGACCATTCCCCCCCTTTGGTTGGGACtaagaagacaaaacaaaagaaatgggttaaaaaaataaaaaaataaacagtcacAATTGAACTGAAACAGCTCTTACATATTTAATGAGGTCTCACCTGGGACTTTCAGGTCAATACTGTTGCAGTAATCTACATAGCAGCAGTGAGTATTGAAGAAGCCTTCAGCACTCAAACAGTAGAACGGTTGCCCAGGGGGAACCAGGCTGTCCTGGTTGATGCAGACACGTACGTGTTCCTCCTTCCCACTGACATAGTAAGTTGAAGCCATGCAGGCACCGTCTGTCTCGCACTCATAGCCCGTCTTCTCACAGTTTGTGCAGTTGCAACGTaaagctgagagagagaaaaagaaaagaagtttaTCACCATGAGGTTACAGAGAGTCCTCTAGTTCACTTCTCCATTGTGCCCAGCAGGGGGCAAGCATACACCACTGTTTCAATACAAAATGTAATGAGTGTCCCTTTCAATTGTGGGCATATTATGACGTGCAGACACAGATCCTTAGTGTTCAGCAGAAGCAGCCAGACGGCCCTGGCGGCCCTGAAATCAGATCCTTCACTGCAGATGAACCCAGACACGCAGGGTGGAGACAGTCCTACCCAGTGGGACAGACAAAGTGAAACTCAACAAGGGGAGAGGGCTCCTGCCAAATCCCCAATGCAGCATTCTGCTCCATTCCTCTCCTGTCTTTTTCACATCGACACTGAGAGCCGCCACTGTTTCAGCTAATGAGACcagagttttattaaacacagcaCACTTCTGTGCAGGAACCTATTAAAAGGTGACACACTGGAACTCCTGCCGCTGTCAATAATAAAACTATGGTGGTCCATATACACGCAAACAAATGAGGTCAGTGCCTGCCACATCTAAAACAGAACCAGTACTGGTTGAGCAATCCAGAGAGCAAGAAactgaaaactgattagatttgGAGTGAAATGTAATTTCGAGTCATACCACACATGCTTCTCATTTAGAGCAAGGCCAGCACATTAAGTTTCTTCTAAGGTTTACTCCTACCACAGCGCACAGCAGGGCATGGCATAGTTAGTTGGTTGTAGGAATGTGGAGccgtttttatttttggttgtTCGTTTTACACAGGAAAACCCAAAATGAAAAACTTACTGTAAACACTACCGTGGGTGAGGCCAGACAAAGGCTGGACCACTTGAGACTAATCACTGTGGAATTAACAAAGACAAGACCACTATACCcaaaaacaacacaggaggagacacaaagaGAAGAGGAATTTCAATCCGTATTCTTCTTCAAAAAGAGGCTCAACATTGGTTGGACAGCTGACAATGCCTAGCCTAGAGGAAAGAAAGACTTTGAGAGTGGCAAAATTTCACTAATCCTCTGTGTCTTATACTAAAGGGCTTCTTTGACCAGATGAGCTCAGTGATCTTCTCTTTTTGAACCAACGAAGAGGTCGGCCAAAAGGTGTCAGCAGATTCCAGCAAATTAACCAAGTACCAACTACCAGAGTAGTTGCTTAATATGGCTtggatatatttaaaaataaataaataaataaaaaattcaatGACTGATATACTTATTGCAACATCTGCATGTAACATCCAAGTGGCCTAAACCACAAACTGTGGTGTCATAGGAGTGGTTTCTACTTCGCTGAACTCTTCAAGGTTGATTTCTGCGTGGGAGCATTTTTTGCATGTAGCGTGTACGCTGATGTGTCTATGCTTGTTCACTAAGTGGTAACTGGAAATGTGGAACACTTGAAGCTGAGTTTCAGTAATATTTCACATCTGgttagtgtttgtgtgtgtgcttgcgtGCATGTCTTGTTCTTGAGGAGGCGAGTGGGAAAGTGACAGGAACTCAATGCTGAGTGTGTCCAAATTTCACTCAAGTTCGCATGCAGATGGAATTTCCTGCAGATTACGCAGAGGTAAAGTTGCCTGGGCCtgataaaaagagaaaaacaaaccctgtGCCACATCAGGCTAATGCGTGGCAAAtagtttaacaaaataaaaccgaTGACAGGAGTCGTGGCAGTAGGTTTAAATGCAGGACGACACATTACTTCCATCAACATTCAGACAACCTGAAACGCCTCTTTCCACCAGGATCATCTCTCCATGACGTCTGCCGTTTATGGCTTTTCAGTAAAGCATATCAAATTTTTACCAAGTGAATCCAGACAAGAGCCTTTTTCATCAATACATTCTCAAAAGCAAGAGCAGCATTTAAAAGGAAATACACACAGCACATTTTAAGACAAAGCGCCTCCTCACCACACTTAGGATTGTAAACCAGACCGAATCCCCTCACAAAACTCAAATTGAAGGCTATGAAAGGTTTTTTCATGACAAACATATTGCACCAATACACGATAATGAGCTAACAGGAGTGATCTGACAAGAACACGGTGATCTGAAATGAACAGGCACATTCATCACTGGAGAGTCTGTGTGGTAAGACAGatggcacacagacacacagacagaagctCAGGAAGGAAACCAAACAtggctgaaaacacacacatttgctTCTCAACTCTACCATGGATGGTTTGCGGCCTACCAAGAGTTTGGTTTGTGGGAAGTCCTCCCTTTCATTTAGGGCTACCTTATGACTATACCGTGTGTAGCCCACTTCCACACTGAGAAGCAAATACATTGTGGGTGTTCAGCACAGCGAAAACATGAGAGGATATTTATTATTAACTTGATGGTGATTGATTCACAAGTTTAGATCAAATGATCTGATGTTTCATTACTGACTAATGCTTTTATCTAAATGAAAACATCCTGTAAGTTGAATGCACTGTGACTACAATGTATAACATTTATGCAATCACCAAACAGGCTTAGGCGATATAAAAATCTGTCAACCAGCCATAAGCGGTTCTACTGGTGACTGTGTAATATTTATCAATATATGCatgatgaaaaaacaaaaacaaacaaacaaaaaaacccaaataaaaGTCATAAGCAGAAACCCCTAGATGAAGCAATTAGGTGGGGGACATTTCTCTCACATCCTCTTAATAATGAACAAGCTGCTGGGAAAAATCACGCGTCACTAAACCATACGGGCACACGTACAGTTTTTGATTTAGTTTTCAAATATAATTAATACCAACTGGACAACAAACACTAAAACACACTCAAATGTCACCTCTACTTTCTGAAAAACTAAAAGAGGGACACGAATGTGCAAAATATGGGCCGACTCAACTCATTAGTACAAGCTTTGAAACCTGCTTTACAGGTTCTTTATCTGCCAAGTTAGATCCTCATGGAGGCAGATCACGAAAATAGCATAGTAAAAAATGGCCTTCAAATTCACTCCAAAAGAACAAACTGCTCAAGAATTCAGCCAACACTCACCCGCCAATATATTCATCTAACTGCTAAATCATAGCCCCAAACAAAACTTTGCAAAAGATGGCACGAGGTAgcggttaaaaaacaaacaacaacaacaacaaccaaaaaaacccatccaAAAAAATGAGATGAACATCATGCAATATGGAGTTCTGCTACTTAACTaattcaaacaaaaaaacatttatccAAATGCTGCGTTGTTTACACAGTGCATATCTGCATATCTCAATGGAATCAGAGAAAAAAGTGTTACAAAGCCAGACTTGCAGGAATATTACCAAGCCTAAATACACTTGGATCTGAGGAAAAGGCCGTGTGTGTGAAGTTTGAGTGAACTCTGCTCTTGTATCCACATAATTGGTGGTCTTTACACTGGTCCTTTGTGTGGAGATTAAGGCGACATGAGGAGGGATTGGACTGGCCCTACATGAACAAAGACTGGAGTGGGGGGAGTGCACTTTTGCGTGGGGGGATGGGTGGCATACAGGGGACAGCAGAGTGGGGTTACCAGTAACAACCCCGATGTTTGGGGGAGCTGCTCTGGGCCAGACAGTATGGGGGTTGGTCCCCATTTGGGAAGGACAATACAGAGGGGGAGGGGGAAAACAGGGCTCACAGGGCCCCCCAGCTGCGATTGAGGTCTGCCCAAGTGACCAGCTGCGACTGTCATTAAAACCCAGTCTAGACTTTAACTTATGGGAGGGAGCAGGAAAGGGAACACATGACAAAAACAGGGAGAGCAGAGCCTAAAAGCAATCCCTTTGAGCCGTTAGCACGGAGTTCCAATCATTCCGTTCGTGTTGAGACAGGAAATGGAGAACACAGTCAGGAAAACATTATTAAAACATTGTTGCCATAAACAGTGTTGCCTTAATTTGGCGGTCCTATGAacctaacaaaataaaacacagaacagCCCTATTCCACACAACTTCACCCATAAACCACGATGTTCAGCAGCGTTCAGCAGATGCCTGCGCCGTTCAGACCGACTTGGTGGAAACAACGCTGTCAAAACACGAGTGAAGTTCTGTGTACGATAACATAAAGACACTGGAAAATACTGTAAATGTGCTTGGCATAGGGCGGCAGGTTACACAAACACTGTGGGTTTCTGGGGGCTCAGACAGACAGTCAGCACGTGTGCGTGTATGGGGAGGGGAGAACCATTACCAAAATGCACTGGCTGAAATTAGATCCATACAGATACCAGACTGAGAGCTGATCAAGACAAGCAGACGCCACCAGACAGTGTGAGtgcaacacacatacacaggctaacatacacatgcacacaccacaACTGTGTCCTAATCAATGCTAGGGGAAGGAGGAAAGTCATTACCTTTGTCTGCATCTCAGGGTCAGATTACTGATCT is from Oreochromis niloticus isolate F11D_XX linkage group LG20, O_niloticus_UMD_NMBU, whole genome shotgun sequence and encodes:
- the acvr1ba gene encoding activin A receptor type 1Ba encodes the protein MALKQIAPTLLALLGLVAVGNALRCNCTNCEKTGYECETDGACMASTYYVSGKEEHVRVCINQDSLVPPGQPFYCLSAEGFFNTHCCYVDYCNSIDLKVPVPTKGGEWSTQVSNWGPVELVAVIAGPVFLLCVLLMVGVFLFQYHQRAYSHRQRLEVEDPSCDHLYLAKDKTLQDLIYDMSTSGSGSGLPLFVQRTVARTIVLQEIIGKGRFGEVWRGKWRGGDVAVKIFSSREERSWFREAEIYQTIMLRHENILGFIAADNKDNGTWTQLWLVSDYHEHGSLFDYLNRYSVTIEGMIKLALSAASGLAHLHMEILGTQGKPGIAHRDLKSKNILVKKNGTCAIADLGLAVRHESITDTIDIAPNQRVGTKRYMAPEVLDETINMKHFDSFKCADIYALGLVYWEIARRCNTGGIHEEYQLPYYDLVPSDPSIEEMRKVVCDQKLRPNVPNWWQSYESLRVMGKIMRECWYANGAARLTALRIKKTLSQLSVEEDVKM